The Tistrella mobilis genome includes a window with the following:
- a CDS encoding efflux RND transporter periplasmic adaptor subunit, producing MNRTETGPARPDLARSARRPAVLFRSVSAAALIVAAVGLAGCKEQTRADAPPPERPVKVATVRYASTAETRDFVGVIRARTESALGFRVAGKLVERPVDVGDRVTAGQVVARLDRTDLALQVRSAEAELDAARSNYTQAKSDEARYASLRSRGFAPVAEYERKKAALDAAASRVEQARQSLDLARNQLAYGDLVADADGVVVSVGAEPGQVVATGQTVVTVARDGLREAEVALPESWLAEARRAHAAVSLWADRGEAWPASLRELAPQADPVTRTYAARFTIDAAGAELPALGMTATVTLALPGNGEVARLPLAAVMNDGSGPSVFVVDPDTSILHRRKVALRSFTEEVALVEAGLKPGEQVVTLGVHQLRDGVAVRTLKDG from the coding sequence ATGAACCGCACCGAAACCGGGCCTGCACGCCCTGACCTCGCCCGTTCTGCACGGCGCCCGGCCGTCCTGTTTCGCAGCGTGTCCGCCGCGGCGCTGATCGTGGCGGCGGTGGGGCTTGCCGGCTGCAAGGAGCAGACCCGTGCCGATGCCCCGCCGCCGGAACGGCCGGTGAAGGTGGCGACGGTGCGTTATGCCTCCACGGCCGAGACCCGCGATTTCGTGGGCGTGATCCGTGCGCGCACCGAAAGCGCGCTGGGCTTCCGGGTGGCGGGCAAACTGGTCGAACGGCCGGTGGATGTGGGCGACCGGGTGACGGCGGGGCAGGTGGTGGCCAGGCTGGACCGGACCGATCTGGCCCTGCAGGTGCGCAGCGCCGAGGCCGAGCTGGATGCGGCGCGGTCGAACTACACCCAGGCCAAATCCGACGAGGCGCGCTATGCCAGCCTGCGCTCGCGCGGGTTTGCCCCGGTGGCCGAATACGAACGCAAGAAGGCGGCACTGGACGCCGCCGCCAGCCGGGTTGAACAGGCCCGCCAGTCGCTGGATCTGGCCCGCAACCAGCTGGCCTATGGTGACCTGGTCGCCGATGCCGACGGCGTGGTGGTCTCGGTGGGCGCCGAGCCGGGGCAGGTGGTGGCGACCGGCCAGACGGTGGTGACGGTTGCCCGCGACGGCCTGCGCGAGGCCGAGGTCGCCCTGCCGGAAAGCTGGCTGGCCGAGGCACGGCGCGCCCATGCCGCCGTCAGTCTCTGGGCCGACCGGGGCGAGGCCTGGCCCGCCAGCCTGCGCGAACTCGCCCCCCAGGCCGACCCGGTGACCCGCACCTATGCCGCCCGCTTCACCATCGATGCGGCCGGGGCCGAACTGCCGGCCTTGGGCATGACCGCGACCGTGACGCTGGCCCTGCCGGGCAATGGCGAGGTGGCGCGCCTGCCGCTGGCGGCGGTGATGAATGATGGCTCGGGCCCGTCGGTCTTCGTGGTCGACCCCGATACCTCGATCCTGCATCGCCGCAAGGTGGCGCTGCGCAGCTTCACCGAAGAGGTGGCGCTGGTCGAAGCCGGGCTGAAGCCCGGCGAACAGGTGGTGACGCTGGGCGTTCACCAGCTGCGAGACGGCGTGGCCGTCCGGACGCTGAAGGACGGCTGA
- a CDS encoding TetR/AcrR family transcriptional regulator, translating into MAPRTDHDETRVRIADVAEELFRRLGYAKTTVADIAAELGMSPANVYRFFPSKGAIVESICSRYLEEVVVLCDRIADRPEPAAARIEALVLGVLDYHRRIVLREQRIHDVVVIAIRENWQAILAHKDRIRTVMARILADGVRRGEFPGLDAEDAASALLSAGTRFCHPMMIADHLDDDLDAEARQMLRYLLAGFATAGRPAG; encoded by the coding sequence ATGGCCCCCCGCACCGACCACGACGAAACCCGCGTCCGCATCGCCGACGTCGCCGAAGAGCTGTTCCGGCGGCTGGGCTATGCCAAGACCACGGTCGCCGACATCGCCGCCGAACTCGGCATGTCGCCGGCCAATGTCTATCGCTTCTTCCCGTCGAAGGGCGCGATCGTCGAGAGCATCTGCAGCCGCTATCTGGAAGAGGTGGTGGTGCTTTGCGATCGCATCGCCGACCGGCCGGAGCCGGCGGCGGCACGGATCGAGGCGCTGGTGCTAGGCGTGCTGGACTATCACCGCCGGATCGTGCTGCGCGAACAGCGCATCCACGATGTGGTGGTGATCGCGATCCGCGAGAACTGGCAGGCGATCCTGGCCCATAAAGACCGGATCCGCACCGTGATGGCCCGGATTCTGGCCGACGGCGTCCGGCGCGGCGAGTTTCCGGGCCTGGATGCCGAAGATGCGGCCTCTGCCTTGTTGAGCGCCGGGACCCGCTTCTGTCATCCGATGATGATCGCCGACCACCTGGACGACGATCTGGATGCCGAGGCAAGGCAGATGTTGCGCTATCTGCTGGCGGGCTTCGCAACCGCCGGACGCCCTGCCGGTTGA
- a CDS encoding efflux RND transporter permease subunit encodes MSEETPHRTFGADAPSTHDSPSGHDAAPAQDQGPVRFNLSAWAISHRALVLFMILILGVGGIWSYIQLGRAEDPSFTIKTMVVSARWPGATTLEMQSQVADEIEKKLQELPHLERLDTYSQPGATFVQVTLSDATPPRDVAGLWYQVRKKVGDIRNRLPSGVLGPFFNDEYGDVYSALYMITADGLDPAALEKVAEGMRSRLLKVPDVTKVDVIGNQDQRVWVEFSHTRIATLGITPQAIFESVARQNAVAPAGSVDTTADRIYLRVTGAFDAVERIAATPIQAGGRVFRLGDVADVRRGYEDPADFLVRQGGKTAVGVGVAMEDGANILTLGENLAGAMADIRAELPVGIDVVQIADQPHVVDESVAEFVKVFIEALVIVLAVSFLSLGLRTGIVVAFSVPLVLAIVFLVMFAIDMDLHRISLGALIIALGLLVDDAIIAIEMMVVKMEQGWSRARAATFAWTSTAFPMLTGTLVTAAGFLPVGFAKSSSGEYAGAIFWVVGIALIASWFVAVIFTPYLGYKLLPDFSKKKGAHHDPDAVYDTRIYRILRRMIGWCVGHRIIVILLTVGMFAASIVGTGMVQQQFFPTSTRPELFFELRMPEGTAIGVTDAAARTAERLLVGDEDILSYTTYVGQGSPRFWLGLNPVLPNTAFAQIVILTRDTEARERVKARLDKAIEEGAVTQARARVDRFVFGPPVGFPVQFRVVGDDPLKVREIAYRVRDVMLQNDKVVDPHLNWNEQQKSLRLVVDQDRARALGMTPADISESLRTLLDGYTITQYREGNDLIDVVARAVPEERLDLDHLAGLTIATRDGVPVPLDQVVRIDYVFEEPIIWRRNREIVLTVRGDVIDGVQPPDVTNELLPALAGLKAELPAGYRIDTGGSIEESAKANKAIAAVMPVMLIVMLTILMVQLQSFSRLILVILTAPLGLIGAVGALLATNQPFGFVALLGLIALAGMIMRNTVILIDQIEADVRAGHSRAQAIVDATVRRSRPVVLTALAAILGMIPLSHSVFWGPLALTIMGGLMGATVLTLLALPAIYALWFRVPRTEVKATVQAENQAAREHGGHDHG; translated from the coding sequence ATGTCCGAAGAGACGCCGCACCGCACCTTCGGTGCCGACGCCCCCTCCACCCACGATTCCCCCTCTGGCCATGATGCTGCACCTGCCCAGGATCAGGGGCCGGTGCGCTTCAACCTGTCCGCCTGGGCGATCAGCCACCGGGCGCTGGTGCTGTTCATGATCCTGATCCTGGGTGTGGGCGGGATCTGGTCCTATATCCAGCTCGGCCGGGCCGAGGATCCGTCGTTCACCATCAAGACCATGGTGGTCTCGGCCCGCTGGCCGGGGGCGACCACGCTGGAGATGCAGTCCCAGGTCGCCGACGAGATCGAGAAGAAGCTCCAGGAACTGCCCCATCTCGAACGGCTGGACACCTATTCCCAGCCCGGCGCCACCTTCGTGCAGGTGACGCTCTCGGATGCGACCCCGCCGCGCGACGTGGCGGGGCTGTGGTATCAGGTGCGCAAGAAGGTGGGCGATATCCGCAACCGCCTGCCGTCGGGCGTGCTGGGGCCGTTCTTCAACGACGAATATGGCGACGTCTATTCGGCGCTCTACATGATCACCGCCGACGGGCTGGACCCGGCCGCCCTGGAAAAGGTGGCCGAGGGCATGCGCAGCCGGCTGCTGAAGGTGCCCGACGTCACCAAGGTCGATGTGATCGGCAACCAGGATCAGCGGGTCTGGGTGGAATTCAGCCACACCCGGATCGCGACGCTGGGCATCACCCCCCAGGCGATCTTCGAAAGCGTCGCCCGGCAGAATGCCGTGGCGCCGGCGGGCTCGGTCGATACCACCGCCGACCGGATCTATCTGCGCGTCACCGGGGCTTTCGATGCGGTGGAGCGGATCGCCGCCACGCCCATCCAGGCCGGTGGCCGGGTGTTCCGGCTGGGCGACGTCGCCGATGTCCGCCGCGGCTATGAAGACCCGGCCGATTTTCTGGTCCGCCAGGGCGGCAAGACCGCGGTGGGTGTGGGCGTCGCCATGGAAGACGGCGCCAACATCCTGACGCTGGGGGAAAATCTGGCCGGCGCCATGGCCGACATCCGCGCCGAACTGCCGGTCGGCATCGATGTGGTCCAGATCGCCGATCAGCCGCATGTGGTGGATGAATCGGTCGCCGAATTCGTGAAGGTGTTCATCGAGGCGCTGGTGATCGTGCTGGCGGTGAGCTTCCTGTCGCTGGGCCTGCGCACAGGCATCGTCGTCGCTTTCTCGGTGCCGCTGGTGCTCGCGATCGTCTTCCTGGTGATGTTCGCGATTGACATGGACCTGCACCGCATCTCTCTGGGGGCGCTGATCATCGCGCTCGGCCTGCTGGTCGATGATGCGATCATCGCCATCGAGATGATGGTGGTGAAGATGGAACAGGGCTGGAGCCGGGCGCGCGCCGCCACCTTCGCCTGGACCTCCACCGCCTTCCCGATGCTGACCGGCACGCTGGTCACCGCCGCGGGCTTTCTGCCGGTCGGTTTCGCCAAATCCAGCTCGGGCGAATATGCCGGCGCGATCTTCTGGGTGGTGGGCATTGCGCTGATCGCGTCCTGGTTCGTGGCGGTGATCTTCACGCCCTATCTGGGCTACAAGCTCTTGCCCGATTTCTCGAAGAAGAAGGGTGCCCATCACGACCCGGATGCGGTTTACGACACCCGGATCTATCGCATTCTGCGCCGGATGATCGGCTGGTGCGTCGGTCACCGGATCATCGTCATCCTGCTGACGGTCGGCATGTTCGCGGCCTCGATCGTCGGCACCGGCATGGTGCAGCAGCAGTTCTTCCCGACATCGACCCGGCCGGAACTGTTCTTCGAACTGCGCATGCCCGAGGGCACGGCGATCGGGGTGACCGATGCCGCCGCGCGCACGGCGGAACGGCTGCTGGTCGGCGACGAGGACATCCTCTCGTACACCACCTATGTCGGCCAGGGCTCGCCGCGCTTCTGGCTGGGCCTGAACCCGGTGCTGCCCAACACCGCTTTCGCCCAGATCGTGATCCTGACCCGCGACACCGAGGCGCGGGAACGGGTGAAGGCGCGGCTCGACAAGGCGATCGAAGAGGGCGCCGTCACCCAGGCGCGGGCCCGCGTCGACCGCTTCGTCTTCGGCCCGCCGGTGGGTTTCCCGGTCCAGTTCCGGGTGGTGGGCGACGACCCGCTGAAGGTGCGCGAGATCGCCTATCGGGTCCGCGATGTGATGCTGCAGAATGACAAGGTCGTCGACCCGCATCTGAACTGGAACGAGCAGCAGAAAAGCCTGCGGCTGGTGGTGGATCAGGATCGCGCCCGGGCGCTGGGCATGACGCCGGCCGACATTTCGGAATCGCTGCGCACCCTGCTCGACGGCTACACCATCACCCAGTATCGCGAGGGCAATGATCTGATCGACGTCGTCGCCCGGGCGGTGCCCGAGGAACGGCTGGATCTGGACCATCTGGCGGGGCTGACGATCGCCACCCGCGACGGCGTGCCGGTGCCGCTGGATCAGGTGGTGCGCATCGACTATGTCTTCGAAGAGCCGATCATCTGGCGCCGCAACCGCGAGATCGTGCTGACGGTGCGCGGCGACGTGATCGATGGCGTCCAGCCGCCCGACGTCACCAATGAACTGCTGCCGGCCCTGGCCGGGCTGAAGGCGGAGCTGCCGGCCGGCTACCGGATCGACACCGGTGGCTCGATCGAAGAGAGCGCCAAGGCCAACAAGGCGATCGCGGCGGTGATGCCGGTGATGCTGATCGTGATGCTCACCATCCTGATGGTTCAGCTGCAGTCGTTCTCGCGGCTCATCCTGGTGATCCTGACCGCACCGCTGGGGCTGATCGGTGCGGTGGGGGCGCTGCTGGCGACCAACCAGCCCTTCGGCTTCGTCGCCCTGCTGGGGCTGATCGCGCTCGCCGGCATGATCATGCGCAACACGGTGATCCTGATCGACCAGATCGAGGCCGATGTCCGCGCCGGACACAGCCGCGCCCAGGCGATCGTCGATGCCACGGTGCGCCGCTCCCGGCCGGTGGTGCTGACGGCGCTGGCCGCCATTCTGGGCATGATCCCGTTGTCGCACAGCGTGTTCTGGGGGCCCCTGGCGCTGACCATCATGGGCGGGCTGATGGGTGCCACCGTGCTGACCCTGCTGGCGCTGCCGGCCATCTATGCGCTGTGGTTCCGGGTGCCGCGCACCGAGGTGAAGGCGACCGTCCAGGCCGAGAACCAGGCGGCCCGCGAGCATGGCGGACATGATCACGGCTGA
- a CDS encoding class I adenylate-forming enzyme family protein yields the protein MRASGNTRHHAMFQAFVERARARPADEALVLGQVRLDYGRLLSRGLAVAGAIAGLPRPSPSAMARRPRPLRPLRLVALVAGNRIEFVEAFLGTVMAGAVVLVVDPKLTTAQGLKLFERLAPDLVIHDPAVAGWVSSPEAGLLAGGFLALTGGMGCPYRLWRDRAMGEQPATADLPAAVAPDQPFLIATTSGTSSEPKAFIRDHQSWAESFHNSIAEFAIAPGETVLAMGPLVHGLSLYATMEALAAGATAVLLDRFDATRAAAVAAAERADLLVGVPTMFEALGRGLDQARARLPGVRAVVSAGAKLPPALARSLGAALPRAEIHEYYGASELSFVTLARSGRGDPAESVGRAFRGVELRITGPAGEALPAGEVGRIDIRSRMVSAGYVMGGEDGSGFVALEEGWSTVGDLGRLDADGHLYILGRAGGMIITGGLNVYPGEVEAAIAALPGLGEALVFGVPDPYWGEAVAAVLRAGPETPPVDLIELRSRLAGRLARHKLPRMLWHVQDWPLGSSGKIARGRVRAAIAAGEAGPPQLLDEGAAGGLPTR from the coding sequence ATGCGGGCCAGCGGCAACACACGGCACCACGCCATGTTTCAGGCCTTCGTGGAGCGCGCCCGGGCCCGCCCTGCCGACGAGGCCCTGGTGCTGGGCCAGGTCCGGCTGGATTATGGCCGCCTGCTGAGCCGCGGCCTGGCGGTGGCGGGCGCCATTGCCGGCCTGCCGCGGCCGTCGCCCTCTGCCATGGCGCGGCGGCCGCGCCCTTTGCGTCCATTGCGGCTGGTCGCCCTGGTCGCCGGCAACCGGATCGAGTTCGTCGAAGCCTTTCTCGGCACCGTCATGGCCGGCGCGGTGGTGCTGGTCGTCGACCCCAAGCTGACCACCGCCCAGGGGCTGAAACTGTTCGAGCGGCTGGCACCGGATCTGGTGATCCACGACCCCGCCGTCGCCGGCTGGGTGTCGAGCCCCGAGGCCGGGCTGCTGGCGGGCGGATTTCTGGCGCTGACCGGCGGCATGGGCTGCCCCTACCGGCTGTGGCGCGACCGGGCGATGGGGGAGCAGCCTGCAACCGCAGATCTGCCGGCCGCGGTGGCACCCGATCAACCCTTCCTGATCGCCACCACATCGGGCACCTCGTCCGAGCCCAAGGCATTCATCCGCGATCACCAGAGCTGGGCCGAGAGCTTCCACAACAGCATCGCCGAATTCGCCATCGCACCTGGCGAGACGGTTCTGGCGATGGGGCCGCTGGTCCATGGCCTGTCGCTCTATGCGACCATGGAGGCGCTGGCCGCCGGCGCAACGGCGGTGCTGCTGGACCGGTTCGACGCGACCCGCGCCGCCGCGGTGGCCGCGGCGGAACGCGCCGATCTGCTGGTCGGCGTGCCGACGATGTTCGAGGCGCTGGGGCGGGGGCTGGACCAGGCGCGCGCCCGGCTGCCGGGCGTGCGGGCGGTGGTCTCGGCCGGGGCGAAGCTGCCGCCGGCGCTGGCCCGAAGCCTTGGCGCCGCCCTGCCGCGTGCCGAGATCCACGAATATTACGGCGCGTCGGAGCTGAGCTTCGTGACCCTTGCCCGCAGCGGCCGGGGCGACCCGGCCGAGTCGGTCGGGCGTGCCTTCCGGGGCGTGGAGCTGCGCATCACCGGCCCTGCGGGCGAGGCGCTGCCGGCGGGCGAGGTGGGGCGGATCGACATCCGCAGCCGCATGGTTTCGGCCGGATATGTGATGGGGGGCGAGGACGGCAGCGGCTTCGTGGCGCTGGAGGAGGGCTGGTCCACGGTGGGCGATCTGGGCCGGCTGGATGCAGACGGGCATCTGTACATTCTGGGCCGGGCCGGCGGCATGATCATCACCGGCGGGCTGAATGTCTATCCGGGCGAGGTGGAGGCGGCGATCGCCGCCCTGCCCGGATTGGGAGAGGCGCTGGTCTTCGGCGTGCCCGACCCCTATTGGGGCGAGGCGGTGGCCGCCGTGCTGCGGGCCGGGCCGGAGACGCCGCCGGTCGATCTGATCGAGCTGCGCAGCCGGCTGGCCGGGCGGCTGGCGCGCCACAAGCTGCCGCGGATGCTGTGGCATGTGCAGGACTGGCCGCTGGGCAGTTCCGGAAAGATCGCCCGCGGGCGCGTGCGCGCGGCGATCGCCGCCGGCGAGGCCGGGCCGCCGCAGCTGCTGGACGAGGGCGCGGCGGGGGGCCTGCCCACCCGCTGA